A stretch of Brassica napus cultivar Da-Ae chromosome C6, Da-Ae, whole genome shotgun sequence DNA encodes these proteins:
- the LOC125588503 gene encoding uncharacterized protein LOC125588503, which yields MLKMRTLAKQFLRMEIHNGQSTRFWTDIWHPSGRLIEVAGESGTQKLGISRSALVCETWKQIRVNRPIKPWSKVIWFSLGVPRFAFITWLAVDNRLSTGDRMRTWGQVQGCLFCGEPNETRDHLFFACPYTYTLWTEVVGTLLGRPPDPDWVSTLEHLTTHSFSYLGYILLRLVFQATIYTIWREMNDRRHLKKPRQHHQLANIIDKTVRNRLLATRYWEKQRMRELMQEWYRTHT from the exons ATGCTGAAGATGAGGACCTTAGCGAAGCAGTTCTTGCGCATGGAGATTCACAATGGACAGTCTACTAGATTCTGGACAGACATATGGCACCCTAGTGGTCGTTTGATTGAAGTTGCTGGTGAATCTGGAACGCAGAAGCTTGGTATCTCTCGATCAGCCCTGGTTTGTGAG ACATGGAAGCAAATTCGAGTGAACAGACCAATCAAACCGTGGAGTAAAGTGATATGGTTCTCTCTTGGAGTCCCCCGGTTTGCTTTCATCACATGGCTGGCAGTAGACAATAGATTGTCAACAGGTGACCGTATGAGAACTTGGGGACAGGTGCAAGGATGTTTGTTTTGTGGAGAGCCAAACGAGACAAGGGACCATCTGTTCTTTGCCTGTCCATATACCTACACTCTCTGGACTGAAGTTGTGGGCACGCTACTGGGAAGACCTCCTGATCCTGATTGGGTAAGCACGCTTGAACACTTAACAACACATAGTTTCAGCTATCTTGGCTACATTCTATTGAGGTTAGTGTTTCAAGCTACAATATATACGATATGGAGAGAAATGAATGATAGAAGGCATCTCAAGAAACCTAGACAACACCACCAATTGGCGAATATTATTGATAAAACTGTACGCAATCGGCTTTTAGCTACCAGATATTGGGAGAAGCAACGCATGAGGGAGCTTATGCAAGAGTGGTACAGAACACATACATAG
- the LOC106392153 gene encoding patellin-1-like: MAQEEAQKSADVVVTTEKPMTDKEVTVPSPVLEKEVTPTVASEEKVAPETEKSVPVREEETVVAEKVIVPSPEELEKKALAEFKELVREALNKREFTSPVPVKEEKPEEKKPAEETKGEDKTEEKKEEEKPEAIKLEAKTDAVAPAEEKEAVYDTMAEEDGTKTVEAIEESIVSVTPPENTVVSEAEPMEPEEVSIYGVPLLQDERSDVILLKFLRARDFKVKEALTMLKNTVQWRKEIKIDELVEAKAGEEASEFEKMVIAHGVDKEGHVVIYSSYGEFQNKELFSDKEKLNKFLNWRIQLQEKCVRALDFSSPDAKSSFVFVSDFRNAPGLGKRALWQFIRRAVKQFEDNYPEFATRELFINVPWWYIPYYKTFGSIITSPRTRSKMVLAGPSKSADAIFKYISPEQVPVKYGGLSKDIPISTEDTVTEAIVKPAAKYTIDLPASDACMLSWELRVLGADVSYGAQFEPTTEGSYAVIVSKNRRIESTDEPVITESFKVGEPGKIVITIDNQTSKKKKVLYRFKTLPISDL; this comes from the exons ATGGCTCAAGAAGAGGCACAGAAATCAGCAGATGTCGTAGTCACAACGGAGAAACCAATGACCGATAAGGAGGTGACTGTACCTTCTCCGGTGCTGGAGAAAGAGGTGACTCCCACGGTTGCTTCGGAGGAGAAGGTGGCCCCGGAGACAGAGAAATCTGTGCCGGTGAGGGAAGAAGAGACAGTCGTAGCTGAGAAGGTGATTGTTCCATCCCCTGAAGAACTTGAAAAGAAGGCACTTGCGGAGTTTAAAGAGCTCGTGAGGGAGGCTTTGAACAAACGGGAATTCACTTCTCCGGTGCCGGTGAAGGAAGAGAAACCAGAGGAGAAGAAGCCGGCCGAGGAAACCAAAGGAGAAGACAAAACAGAGgaaaagaaggaagaagagaaaccGGAAGCCATTAAGTTGGAGGCAAAAACGGATGCGGTGGCTCCCGCAGAGGAGAAAGAAGCAGTGTATGACACCATGGCTGAAGAAGATGGAACCAAGACCGTGGAAGCAATTGAAGAGTCGATAGTCTCCGTCACTCCTCCAGAGAACACCGTAGTCTCCGAGGCAGAGCCTATGGAGCCGGAAGAAGTCTCCATCTACGGAGTTCCTCTCCTCCAAGACGAGAGATCCGACGTGATCCTCCTAAAGTTCCTCCGAGCAAGAGACTTCAAGGTTAAAGAAGCATTGACGATGCTGAAAAACACCGTCCAATGGCGCAAGGAAATCAAAATCGACGAGCTCGTAGAAGCCAAAGCCGGAGAAGAAGCGAGCGAGTTCGAGAAGATGGTTATCGCTCACGGTGTGGACAAAGAAGGTCATGTCGTGATCTACAGCTCCTACGGTGAGTTCCAGAACAAGGAGCTTTTCTCTGACAAGGAGAAGCTTAACAAATTCCTCAACTGGAGGATTCAGCTTCAGGAGAAGTGTGTGAGAGCTCTGGATTTCAGCAGCCCTGATGCCAAATCTTCGTTTGTGTTCGTCAGCGACTTCAGGAACGCTCCTGGACTCGGCAAGAGAGCGTTGTGGCAATTCATCAGGCGTGCCGTCAAGCAATTCGAGGACAATTATCCCGAATTCGCCACTAGAGAG CTGTTCATCAATGTTCCATGGTGGTACATTCCTTACTACAAAACATTCGGATCGATCATTACATCACCAAGGACTAGGAGCAAGATGGTTCTTGCTGGTCCATCTAAATCTGCTGATGCAATTTTCAA ATACATTTCTCCTGAACAAGTCCCGGTTAAATACGGTGGACTTAGCAAAGATATTCCTATATCCACTGAAGATACTGTAACTGAAGCTATAGTTAAACCAGCAGCCAAATACACCATAGATTTGCCTGCTTCTGAT GCTTGCATGCTTTCATGGGAACTAAGGGTGTTGGGTGCAGATGTTAGCTATGGAGCTCAGTTTGAGCCGACCACAGAGGGAAGTTATGCTGTGATTGTCTCTAAGAACCGGAGGATTGAGTCAACCGATGAACCGGTTATAACTGAATCTTTTAAGGTGGGTGAACCGGGAAAGATTGTGATCACAATCGATAACCAGActtccaagaagaagaaagtgctCTACAGGTTCAAAACTCTACCAATATCTGATCTTTGA
- the LOC106392158 gene encoding protein NRT1/ PTR FAMILY 5.11-like isoform X2, producing MISSHHKDPSQLQVTLFFCSLYLIAIGHGGYKPCISVFGADQLDGDDLSSYFNWLMFGSCISVLTTRLISIFIQENLSWSLGFGIPSVSMLLSLLLFLLGTKNYRFSTARGEKKNPFARISHVFMEAVRNRGQPGLDIYYPNQTLLMVRVHDSKQLRFLDRAAISCDLAEIEEAKAVLKLVPIWMSCLVYAIVCAQSHTFFTKQGATMDRSISPGLLVPVATLQCFINLTIIIFIPIYDRLLVPIARSFTQCPSGITMLQRIRSGMVLSILAMVVAALVETKRLQTARDDATTLMCVWWLVPQYVFIGVADMLTMVGLQELFYDQVPCELRSIGMALNLSIYGVGNFLSSFIISFIDKVTRQSGQTSWFDNDLDKAHLDYFYWLLACLGSIGLASYLWFAKSYVYNRPNKF from the exons ATGATTTCTTCTCACCACAAAGATCCAAGTCAACTCCAAGTGACCCTCTTCTTCTGTTCTTTGTATCTTATAGCCATAGGACATGGCGGTTACAAACCATGTATTAGTGTATTTGGAGCTGATCAACTTGATGGGGATGACTTAAGCTCTTACTTTAACTGGTTAATGTTTGGAAGTTGTATTAGCGTGTTGACCACTCGTTTGATCTCTATATTTATTCAAGAGAACCTAAGTTGGTCCTTGGGATTTGGTATTCCAAGTGTTTCCATGCTACTTTCTCTGCTTCTCTTCCTTCTGGGAACTAAGAACTATCGTTTCAGCACTGCAAGAGGAGAAAAGAAAAACCCTTTTGCTAGAATCAGTCATGTTTTTATGGAGGCTGTAAGGAACCGAGGACAACCAGGTTTAGATATATATTACCCCAACCAGACCCTCCTTATGGTCCGTGTTCATGACTCAAAGCAGCTCAG GTTCCTTGACAGGGCGGCGATTTCATGTGATTTGGCTGAAATTGAAGAAGCAAAAGCAGTGCTTAAGCTTGTTCCCATATGGATGAGTTGCTTAGTCTATGCCATTGTATGTGCTCAATCCCACACTTTCTTCACAAAGCAGGGAGCCACAATGGACAGGTCAATCTCACCAGGACTCTTAGTCCCTGTAGCTACACTTCAATGTTTCATAAACTTAACAATCATCATTTTCATCCCAATCTATGACCGTCTACTTGTCCCTATCGCAAGATCCTTCACTCAATGCCCATCAGGAATCACAATGCTTCAGAGGATTAGATCAGGCATGGTTCTCTCCATTCTTGCTATGGTAGTAGCCGCCTTGGTCGAGaccaaaaggctccaaaccgcACGGGATGATGCCACAACACTGATGTGCGTGTGGTGGTTGGTTCCACAGTACGTATTCATTGGAGTCGCGGACATGCTGACAATGGTGGGTTTGCAAGAACTCTTCTATGACCAAGTCCCTTGTGAGCTTAGGAGCATTGGTATGGCTTTGAATCTAAGCATTTATGGGGTCGGCAACTTTCTAAGCAGCTTCATAATATCCTTCATTGATAAGGTGACGAGGCAGTCTGGTCAAACGAGCTGGTTCGATAACGACCTGGACAAGGCTCATTTGGATTACTTCTACTGGCTTCTGGCTTGTCTCGGCTCCATTGGTTTAGCCTCCTACTTGTGGTTCGCCAAGTCGTATGTTTACAATAGaccaaacaaattctaa
- the LOC106392158 gene encoding protein NRT1/ PTR FAMILY 5.11-like isoform X1, whose translation MIILNEPMANLCDELEDSLHPGTTENSMRSSSGGWKSARLIIGVEMAEHFAFYGISSNLITYLTGPLGESTAAAAANVNAWSGTVSFLPLLWGFIADSFLGRFRTILVASSLYILGYGQLSFSTMISSHHKDPSQLQVTLFFCSLYLIAIGHGGYKPCISVFGADQLDGDDLSSYFNWLMFGSCISVLTTRLISIFIQENLSWSLGFGIPSVSMLLSLLLFLLGTKNYRFSTARGEKKNPFARISHVFMEAVRNRGQPGLDIYYPNQTLLMVRVHDSKQLRFLDRAAISCDLAEIEEAKAVLKLVPIWMSCLVYAIVCAQSHTFFTKQGATMDRSISPGLLVPVATLQCFINLTIIIFIPIYDRLLVPIARSFTQCPSGITMLQRIRSGMVLSILAMVVAALVETKRLQTARDDATTLMCVWWLVPQYVFIGVADMLTMVGLQELFYDQVPCELRSIGMALNLSIYGVGNFLSSFIISFIDKVTRQSGQTSWFDNDLDKAHLDYFYWLLACLGSIGLASYLWFAKSYVYNRPNKF comes from the exons ATGATTATTTTAAATGAGCCAATGGCAAACCTCTGCGATGAGCTCGAAGACTCTCTTCATCCAGGCACCACCGAAAATTCCATGAGATCCTCATCTGGAGGATGGAAATCGGCAAGGCTTATCATCG GTGTAGAAATGGCGGAACATTTCGCCTTTTACGGGATTTCCTCGAACCTAATAACGTACCTGACGGGACCATTGGGAGAGTCAACGGCTGCAGCTGCTGCGAATGTCAACGCATGGAGTGGAACGGTGTCGTTTCTGCCTCTCCTCTGGGGCTTTATCGCTGACTCGTTTCTCGGTCGTTTCCGTACTATCCTAGTTGCATCTTCTCTGTATATCTTG GGATATGGGCAACTGTCGTTTTCAACCATGATTTCTTCTCACCACAAAGATCCAAGTCAACTCCAAGTGACCCTCTTCTTCTGTTCTTTGTATCTTATAGCCATAGGACATGGCGGTTACAAACCATGTATTAGTGTATTTGGAGCTGATCAACTTGATGGGGATGACTTAAGCTCTTACTTTAACTGGTTAATGTTTGGAAGTTGTATTAGCGTGTTGACCACTCGTTTGATCTCTATATTTATTCAAGAGAACCTAAGTTGGTCCTTGGGATTTGGTATTCCAAGTGTTTCCATGCTACTTTCTCTGCTTCTCTTCCTTCTGGGAACTAAGAACTATCGTTTCAGCACTGCAAGAGGAGAAAAGAAAAACCCTTTTGCTAGAATCAGTCATGTTTTTATGGAGGCTGTAAGGAACCGAGGACAACCAGGTTTAGATATATATTACCCCAACCAGACCCTCCTTATGGTCCGTGTTCATGACTCAAAGCAGCTCAG GTTCCTTGACAGGGCGGCGATTTCATGTGATTTGGCTGAAATTGAAGAAGCAAAAGCAGTGCTTAAGCTTGTTCCCATATGGATGAGTTGCTTAGTCTATGCCATTGTATGTGCTCAATCCCACACTTTCTTCACAAAGCAGGGAGCCACAATGGACAGGTCAATCTCACCAGGACTCTTAGTCCCTGTAGCTACACTTCAATGTTTCATAAACTTAACAATCATCATTTTCATCCCAATCTATGACCGTCTACTTGTCCCTATCGCAAGATCCTTCACTCAATGCCCATCAGGAATCACAATGCTTCAGAGGATTAGATCAGGCATGGTTCTCTCCATTCTTGCTATGGTAGTAGCCGCCTTGGTCGAGaccaaaaggctccaaaccgcACGGGATGATGCCACAACACTGATGTGCGTGTGGTGGTTGGTTCCACAGTACGTATTCATTGGAGTCGCGGACATGCTGACAATGGTGGGTTTGCAAGAACTCTTCTATGACCAAGTCCCTTGTGAGCTTAGGAGCATTGGTATGGCTTTGAATCTAAGCATTTATGGGGTCGGCAACTTTCTAAGCAGCTTCATAATATCCTTCATTGATAAGGTGACGAGGCAGTCTGGTCAAACGAGCTGGTTCGATAACGACCTGGACAAGGCTCATTTGGATTACTTCTACTGGCTTCTGGCTTGTCTCGGCTCCATTGGTTTAGCCTCCTACTTGTGGTTCGCCAAGTCGTATGTTTACAATAGaccaaacaaattctaa
- the LOC106392154 gene encoding protein NRT1/ PTR FAMILY 5.12 isoform X2, with product MSISEAADEAGTTLLNGIVDGSVDLRGKPSVRSTSGGWRSSGFIIGPLEMSTASAASNVNLWLGTAAFLPLIWGSIADSFLGRYRTILLTSSLYILGLGLLTFSATIPSLCKDQETLVSCVSKLKITIFFSALYLIAIGEGGFKVCIRAFGADQFDEQDPKESKAKSVYFNWSYFARSAGILTTRLISNHVQENLSWALGFGIPCLSMMLSLFLFLLGTHTYRFSTGGEGRKQFNPFVRIGRVFVAAAKNRQQTSSETYHLVPTESSKTFRFLDRAAISCDSREVEEAKAVLSLVPIWMCCLVFGIVYAQSPTFFTKQGSTMDRSISSTLLVPAATLQCFINLSILVFIPIYDRLFVPVARSITHRPAGITTLQRTSTGIFFSIPSLVIAVLVEMKRLKTARDHGLVDSPEATVPMSVCWLIPQYVLYGVSDVFTMVGLQEFFYGQVPVELRSLGLSLYLSVVGIGNFLSSFMVAVIEKATSQSGQVSWFANNLNQAHLDYFYWQLACLSSVAFVSFVYFAKSYVYRNPK from the exons ATGTCTATCTCTGAGGCTGCTGACGAGGCCGGAACTACACTTTTAAACGGCATAGTTGATGGCTCTGTCGATCTCCGAGGCAAGCCATCCGTCAGATCCACCTCCGGTGGATGGAGATCCTCTGGCTTCATCATAG GACCGTTAGAGATGTCAACTGCATCTGCAGCATCAAACGTGAACCTCTGGCTCGGAACGGCAGCGTTTTTGCCTCTAATATGGGGCTCTATCGCCGACTCGTTCCTTGGCCGTTACCGTACCATTCTCTTAACCTCTTCTCTCTATATCTTG GGACTTGGGTTGCTTACGTTTTCAGCGACGATTCCTTCTCTCTGTAAAGATCAAGAAACACTCGTCTCATGCGTTTCTAAGCTCAAAATAACGATATTTTTCTCTGCTCTCTATCTAATAGCGATAGGCGAAGGAGGGTTCAAAGTATGTATTAGGGCTTTTGGAGCAGATCAGTTTGATGAACAAGATCCTAAAGAATCCAAAGCCAAGAGTGTTTACTTTAACTGGTCGTATTTCGCGAGATCAGCTGGCATATTGACAACTCGTTTGATCTCTAACCATGTTCAAGAGAATCTGAGTTGGGCTTTAGGGTTTGGGATTCCATGTCTTTCCATGATGCTTTCTCTGTTCTTGTTTTTACTTGGAACACACACTTACCGCTTCAGCACCGGAGGAGAAGGCAGAAAGCAATTTAACCCTTTCGTTAGAATTGGTCGTGTTTTCGTAGCTGCAGCTAAGAACCGACAACAAACTTCTTCAGAAACATACCATCTAGTCCCTACAGAAAGTTCAAAGACATTCAG ATTCCTGGACAGAGCGGCGATTTCTTGTGATTCACGTGAAGTTGAGGAAGCAAAAGCTGTGTTGAGTCTTGTTCCAATTTGGATGTGTTGCCTAGTGTTTGGCATTGTGTATGCTCAGTCTCCTACTTTCTTCACAAAGCAAGGATCAACAATGGACAGATCCATCTCGTCAACACTATTAGTCCCAGCAGCAACACTCCAATGTTTCATAAACCTATCAATCCTCGTCTTCATCCCAATATACGACCGTTTATTTGTCCCAGTAGCAAGATCAATAACTCATAGACCAGCAGGAATCACAACGCTTCAGAGAACTTCCACCGGCATTTTCTTCTCGATTCCTTCATTGGTAATAGCTGTTTTGGTGGAGATGAAGAGGCTCAAGACGGCCCGAGATCACGGGCTAGTTGATTCGCCTGAAGCCACGGTTCCAATGAGTGTTTGTTGGTTGATCCCACAATACGTTCTCTATGGAGTCTCTGACGTTTTCACTATGGTTGGTTTACAAGAGTTCTTCTATGGACAAGTACCCGTCGAGCTTAGGAGCTTGGGACTATCTTTGTACCTTAGTGTAGTTGGCATAGGCAACTTCTTGAGTAGCTTTATGGTCGCCGTCATCGAGAAAGCCACAAGTCAGTCCGGTCAAGTGAGTTGGTTTGCTAACAACCTGAACCAAGCACATCTTGATTACTTCTATTGGCAACTTGCTTGTCTAAGCTCTGTGGCCTTCGTTTCCTTTGTCTATTTTGCCAAGTCGTATGTATACAGGAACCCAAAGTAA
- the LOC106392154 gene encoding protein NRT1/ PTR FAMILY 5.12 isoform X1, which translates to MSISEAADEAGTTLLNGIVDGSVDLRGKPSVRSTSGGWRSSGFIIGAEVAEKFAYLGIASNLITYFTGPLEMSTASAASNVNLWLGTAAFLPLIWGSIADSFLGRYRTILLTSSLYILGLGLLTFSATIPSLCKDQETLVSCVSKLKITIFFSALYLIAIGEGGFKVCIRAFGADQFDEQDPKESKAKSVYFNWSYFARSAGILTTRLISNHVQENLSWALGFGIPCLSMMLSLFLFLLGTHTYRFSTGGEGRKQFNPFVRIGRVFVAAAKNRQQTSSETYHLVPTESSKTFRFLDRAAISCDSREVEEAKAVLSLVPIWMCCLVFGIVYAQSPTFFTKQGSTMDRSISSTLLVPAATLQCFINLSILVFIPIYDRLFVPVARSITHRPAGITTLQRTSTGIFFSIPSLVIAVLVEMKRLKTARDHGLVDSPEATVPMSVCWLIPQYVLYGVSDVFTMVGLQEFFYGQVPVELRSLGLSLYLSVVGIGNFLSSFMVAVIEKATSQSGQVSWFANNLNQAHLDYFYWQLACLSSVAFVSFVYFAKSYVYRNPK; encoded by the exons ATGTCTATCTCTGAGGCTGCTGACGAGGCCGGAACTACACTTTTAAACGGCATAGTTGATGGCTCTGTCGATCTCCGAGGCAAGCCATCCGTCAGATCCACCTCCGGTGGATGGAGATCCTCTGGCTTCATCATAG GTGCTGAAGTAGCTGAGAAGTTCGCCTACTTGGGGATAGCGTCTAACCTGATAACTTACTTCACAGGACCGTTAGAGATGTCAACTGCATCTGCAGCATCAAACGTGAACCTCTGGCTCGGAACGGCAGCGTTTTTGCCTCTAATATGGGGCTCTATCGCCGACTCGTTCCTTGGCCGTTACCGTACCATTCTCTTAACCTCTTCTCTCTATATCTTG GGACTTGGGTTGCTTACGTTTTCAGCGACGATTCCTTCTCTCTGTAAAGATCAAGAAACACTCGTCTCATGCGTTTCTAAGCTCAAAATAACGATATTTTTCTCTGCTCTCTATCTAATAGCGATAGGCGAAGGAGGGTTCAAAGTATGTATTAGGGCTTTTGGAGCAGATCAGTTTGATGAACAAGATCCTAAAGAATCCAAAGCCAAGAGTGTTTACTTTAACTGGTCGTATTTCGCGAGATCAGCTGGCATATTGACAACTCGTTTGATCTCTAACCATGTTCAAGAGAATCTGAGTTGGGCTTTAGGGTTTGGGATTCCATGTCTTTCCATGATGCTTTCTCTGTTCTTGTTTTTACTTGGAACACACACTTACCGCTTCAGCACCGGAGGAGAAGGCAGAAAGCAATTTAACCCTTTCGTTAGAATTGGTCGTGTTTTCGTAGCTGCAGCTAAGAACCGACAACAAACTTCTTCAGAAACATACCATCTAGTCCCTACAGAAAGTTCAAAGACATTCAG ATTCCTGGACAGAGCGGCGATTTCTTGTGATTCACGTGAAGTTGAGGAAGCAAAAGCTGTGTTGAGTCTTGTTCCAATTTGGATGTGTTGCCTAGTGTTTGGCATTGTGTATGCTCAGTCTCCTACTTTCTTCACAAAGCAAGGATCAACAATGGACAGATCCATCTCGTCAACACTATTAGTCCCAGCAGCAACACTCCAATGTTTCATAAACCTATCAATCCTCGTCTTCATCCCAATATACGACCGTTTATTTGTCCCAGTAGCAAGATCAATAACTCATAGACCAGCAGGAATCACAACGCTTCAGAGAACTTCCACCGGCATTTTCTTCTCGATTCCTTCATTGGTAATAGCTGTTTTGGTGGAGATGAAGAGGCTCAAGACGGCCCGAGATCACGGGCTAGTTGATTCGCCTGAAGCCACGGTTCCAATGAGTGTTTGTTGGTTGATCCCACAATACGTTCTCTATGGAGTCTCTGACGTTTTCACTATGGTTGGTTTACAAGAGTTCTTCTATGGACAAGTACCCGTCGAGCTTAGGAGCTTGGGACTATCTTTGTACCTTAGTGTAGTTGGCATAGGCAACTTCTTGAGTAGCTTTATGGTCGCCGTCATCGAGAAAGCCACAAGTCAGTCCGGTCAAGTGAGTTGGTTTGCTAACAACCTGAACCAAGCACATCTTGATTACTTCTATTGGCAACTTGCTTGTCTAAGCTCTGTGGCCTTCGTTTCCTTTGTCTATTTTGCCAAGTCGTATGTATACAGGAACCCAAAGTAA
- the LOC106392156 gene encoding protein NRT1/ PTR FAMILY 5.11-like: protein MSNTGVGAEELGKTAVKSSSGGWRSARLIICVEMAERFAYYGISTNLITYLTGPLGESTASAAANVNAWSGTVSFLPLIWAFVADAFLGRFRTIIISSSLYVMGLGLLTFSTMIHSQELQVTLFFCSLYLVAIGQGGYKPCIKVFGADQFDGNDIKEAKAKSSFFDWLMFGNCITILTSQLVSSYIQENLSWSLGFGIPSVSMLLALFLFLLGTTSYRVITERGGKKNPFARISRVFVEALKNKKQTDVDNLKENLLLLPHKDSKEYRFLDRAAVSCDLDEIEEAKAMLRLVPIWMTCLVFAIVYAQSYTFFTKQGATMNRSISQELLVPAASLHGVTSLTIIVFIPLYDHLRVPMGKLFTHNSSGITMLQRIGTGIFLSILAMVVAALVEIKRLQAAKDDVTIPISVWWLIPQYVFIGLSDVFTRIGLQELFYDQVPCELRSLGMALNLSIYGVGNFLSSFMISVIDKVTSHSGQTSWFDNDLNEGHLDYFYWLLACLSSIALAFYLWFAKSYVYNRLNTF, encoded by the exons atgtCTAACACCGGCGTCGGGGCGGAGGAGCTTGGAAAGACAGCCGTAAAATCCTCCTCTGGTGGATGGAGATCTGCTAGGCTCATCATCT GTGTAGAAATGGCTGAGCGATTCGCATACTATGGTATATCGACTAACCTGATAACGTACTTGACGGGGCCATTAGGAGAGTCAACAGCTTCAGCTGCGGCTAATGTCAACGCTTGGAGTGGAACGGTCTCGTTTCTGCCGCTTATCTGGGCCTTTGTAGCTGATGCGTTTCTCGGTCGTTTCCGTACTATCATCATCTCATCTTCTCTATATGTCATG GGACTTGGGTTGCTGACGTTTTCAACCATGATTCATTCCCAAGAGCTCCAAGTGACTCTCTTCTTCTGCTCTCTCTACCTTGTAGCCATAGGACAAGGCGGTTACAAACCTTGTATTAAGGTATTTGGAGCTGATCAATTCGATGGTAACGATATAAAAGAGGCGAAAGCCAAGAGTTCTTTCTTCGACTGGTTAATGTTTGGAAACTGTATTACCATACTGACATCTCAGTTGGTCTCTAGTTACATCCAAGAGAACCTAAGCTGGTCACTAGGGTTCGGTATTCCAAGTGTTTCCATGCTACTtgctctgtttttgtttctccTCGGAACTACCTCTTACCGCGTAATTACTGAAAGAGGAGGGAAGAAAAACCCTTTTGCTAGAATCAGTCGTGTTTTCGTGGAGGCATTGAAGAACAAAAAGCAAACTGATGTAGATAACCTGAAAGAGAACCTCCTTCTCCTACCTCACAAAGATTCCAAGGAATATAG ATTCCTTGACAGGGCAGCGGTTTCATGTGATTTAGACGAGATTGAAGAAGCAAAAGCGATGCTTAGGCTTGTTCCCATATGGATGACTTGCTTAGTCTTTGCCATTGTATATGCACAATCCTATACTTTCTTCACAAAGCAAGGAGCCACAATGAACAGGTCAATCTCACAAGAACTCTTAGTCCCTGCAGCTTCACTCCATGGTGTCACAAGCCTAACAATAATCGTGTTCATCCCACTCTACGACCACCTACGCGTCCCAATGGGTAAATTATTCACTCATAACTCATCAGGAATCACAATGCTTCAAAGGATAGGCACAGGGATTTTTCTGTCCATTCTTGCTATGGTAGTAGCCGCCTTGGTCGAGATCAAAAGGCTCCAAGCCGCTAAAGATGATGTCACCATACCAATTAGCGTGTGGTGGTTGATTCCACAGTACGTATTCATTGGACTCTCGGACGTGTTCACAAGGATTGGTTTACAAGAGCTTTTCTATGACCAAGTCCCTTGTGAGCTTAGGAGTCTTGGTATGGCCTTAAACCTTAGCATTTACGGTGTCGGCAACTTTCTAAGCAGCTTTATGATATCAGTCATTGATAAGGTCACAAGCCATTCTGGTCAAACGAGCTGGTTCGATAATGACTTGAACGAGGGTCATCTAGATTACTTTTACTGGCTTCTCGCTTGTCTCAGCTCCATTGCTTTAGCCTTTTACTTGTGGTTCGCCAAGTCGTATGTGTACAACAGACTAAATACCTTCTAA